One window of the Candidatus Zixiibacteriota bacterium genome contains the following:
- the livH gene encoding leucine/isoleucine/valine transporter subunit; membrane component of ABC superfamily (Evidence 2a : Function from experimental evidences in other organisms; PubMedId : 14702302, 2195019, 3009409; Product type t : transporter), with product MNELLQQVINGVSLGSIYALIALGYTMIYGILRFINFAHGDVFMVGAFVGFYTAPIFTKIFGGSTFVNGLMVMAAAMIICAVLGVTIEKFAYKPLRNRPKLTVLITAIGMSLFLEFGGQLVFGPDPKLFPALMPSTAIVNTETLVISTNSLIVIVTAFILMILLRTIVYKTKIGTAMRAVSYNHYAASLMGININTVISFVFAIGSSLAGAAAVLYSSVYPSINPLMGIFPGLKAFIAAVLGGIGNLYGAAIGGLIIGLVETLVTGYISSTYRDAISFSILILILLVKPSGIMGKYETEKV from the coding sequence ATGAACGAACTTCTCCAACAGGTCATTAACGGCGTATCGCTCGGCAGTATCTATGCGTTAATAGCGCTCGGATACACGATGATATATGGTATCCTGCGCTTCATTAACTTCGCCCATGGCGATGTTTTTATGGTCGGGGCCTTTGTCGGATTTTATACCGCCCCAATTTTTACCAAGATCTTCGGGGGCTCGACATTTGTCAACGGTCTCATGGTCATGGCGGCGGCCATGATCATCTGCGCCGTCCTCGGCGTAACCATCGAAAAATTCGCCTACAAACCACTCCGCAATCGGCCCAAGTTGACGGTGCTGATTACCGCGATCGGGATGTCCCTGTTTCTGGAATTCGGGGGGCAACTGGTTTTCGGGCCGGATCCGAAATTGTTCCCCGCTCTGATGCCCTCGACCGCCATTGTCAATACCGAGACGCTTGTCATCAGCACCAATTCCCTGATCGTAATCGTGACGGCTTTTATCCTGATGATACTGCTCCGTACGATTGTATATAAAACCAAAATCGGGACGGCGATGCGGGCGGTATCATACAATCATTATGCCGCCAGTCTGATGGGAATCAATATCAACACGGTCATATCCTTTGTTTTTGCCATCGGCTCCAGTCTCGCGGGAGCGGCCGCCGTGCTTTATTCCTCGGTTTATCCCAGCATCAATCCCTTGATGGGAATATTCCCGGGACTCAAAGCCTTCATTGCCGCCGTATTGGGCGGGATCGGAAATTTGTACGGGGCCGCCATCGGCGGATTGATTATCGGGTTGGTGGAAACACTGGTCACCGGCTATATTTCGTCGACCTACCGAGATGCCATTTCCTTTTCTATCCTGATCCTGATCCTCCTCGTGAAGCCGTCGGGAATAATGGGGAAATATGAAACCGAGAAAGTTTGA
- the livG gene encoding leucine/isoleucine/valine transporter subunit; ATP-binding component of ABC superfamily (Evidence 2a : Function from experimental evidences in other organisms; PubMedId : 14702302, 2195019; Product type t : transporter): MAILSLQNCTIKFGGLVAVSELCLDIDNDDLLGLIGPNGAGKTTVFNLITGVYQPKSGEIIFDGRNIAGLRPHEISAIGIARTFQNIRLFPSLSVFETVQVALRKDIRYGFMQAVVQPNSLFQQEKEVAATIEEILDFFGLLPYRKEMATSLPYGIQRRVEIVRALATKPRLLLLDEPAAGMNPAEKKELMGLIGQVREHYKCAVFLIEHDMKVVMGICKRIAVLDYGIKIAEGNPREIQNDPRVVEAYLGEKV, translated from the coding sequence ATGGCGATTCTGTCACTTCAAAATTGCACCATAAAATTCGGGGGATTGGTCGCCGTCTCTGAACTCTGCCTTGATATCGACAATGATGATTTGCTCGGTCTGATCGGCCCCAACGGCGCGGGAAAAACGACCGTCTTCAATCTGATTACAGGCGTCTATCAGCCGAAATCGGGCGAAATTATTTTTGATGGCCGAAATATTGCGGGCCTCAGACCGCACGAAATATCCGCTATCGGCATTGCCCGGACTTTTCAGAATATCCGCCTTTTCCCGTCGCTGAGTGTTTTTGAAACCGTGCAGGTGGCGCTTAGGAAAGATATCCGTTACGGATTCATGCAGGCCGTGGTCCAGCCCAATAGCCTTTTTCAGCAGGAGAAGGAAGTAGCCGCGACTATCGAAGAAATACTCGATTTTTTCGGCCTCCTTCCCTACCGGAAAGAGATGGCTACCTCGCTCCCGTACGGAATTCAGAGAAGGGTTGAGATTGTTCGCGCCCTGGCGACCAAGCCGCGATTATTGCTTCTTGATGAGCCGGCGGCCGGAATGAATCCGGCCGAAAAGAAGGAATTGATGGGGCTCATCGGGCAGGTCCGCGAGCATTACAAATGCGCCGTCTTCCTGATTGAGCATGACATGAAAGTGGTTATGGGCATCTGCAAACGAATTGCGGTCCTGGATTATGGGATAAAAATCGCCGAAGGAAATCCCCGCGAAATTCAAAATGACCCGCGGGTAGTAGAAGCGTATCTGGGAGAGAAAGTATGA
- a CDS encoding Inner-membrane translocator: protein MKRHRSKLILLISLIAAGGLSFLQPYISPYYFQIIIYIGINIILASSLNLINGFAGQFSLGHAGFMAIGAYTASVITTAMNLQPGTAVAIPMFLLALLCGGLIASIFGLLVGIPSLRLKGDYLAITTLGFGEIIRVIIQNLDFLGAARGFTGIAKLADFFWVYAFVAILIFLIYNLIHSTYGKGFMAVRDDEIASEAVGINVTRYKVVAFVTGAFFAGIAGGLYAHFVTYINPSQFGFLRSFEIVVMVVVGGMGSIGGVILASILLTILPEALRAIAQYRMVIYSLLLVIIMLSRPQGLFGIGINIKRFLKQSPEKT, encoded by the coding sequence ATGAAACGCCATCGATCCAAACTTATTCTTTTGATTTCGCTGATCGCGGCCGGAGGACTTTCATTTCTCCAACCGTATATCAGCCCCTATTATTTTCAGATTATTATCTATATCGGCATCAATATCATTCTGGCCTCGAGTCTCAATCTAATCAACGGCTTCGCCGGGCAATTTTCTCTGGGTCATGCCGGTTTCATGGCTATCGGCGCGTACACCGCCTCGGTCATTACGACTGCCATGAATCTTCAGCCCGGAACCGCAGTGGCCATTCCGATGTTTCTTCTGGCGCTTTTATGCGGGGGGCTTATCGCTTCCATTTTTGGCCTTCTGGTCGGCATACCGAGTCTTCGCCTCAAAGGCGATTATCTGGCCATCACGACCCTCGGTTTCGGCGAGATCATAAGAGTCATCATTCAAAACCTTGATTTCCTCGGCGCCGCCCGCGGCTTTACCGGGATCGCCAAACTGGCCGATTTTTTCTGGGTCTATGCCTTTGTCGCCATATTGATCTTCCTGATTTATAATTTGATTCATTCCACTTACGGCAAAGGGTTCATGGCGGTCCGCGACGATGAAATCGCGTCGGAAGCGGTCGGCATCAATGTCACCCGGTACAAAGTCGTGGCCTTCGTGACCGGGGCCTTCTTCGCCGGAATCGCCGGGGGATTGTATGCCCATTTCGTGACATATATAAATCCCTCGCAATTCGGCTTTCTTAGATCGTTTGAAATCGTCGTCATGGTGGTCGTCGGCGGTATGGGCAGTATCGGCGGCGTGATACTGGCATCGATATTATTGACCATCCTCCCGGAAGCACTGAGGGCGATCGCTCAATATCGTATGGTCATTTATTCGCTCCTTTTGGTCATCATCATGCTCAGCCGACCGCAAGGACTCTTCGGCATAGGCATCAATATAAAACGTTTCCTGAAACAGAGTCCCGAGAAAACTTGA